In Tachysurus fulvidraco isolate hzauxx_2018 chromosome 1, HZAU_PFXX_2.0, whole genome shotgun sequence, a single window of DNA contains:
- the smad3a gene encoding mothers against decapentaplegic homolog 3a isoform X1 produces the protein MDLCEFAFHMKKDEVCVNPYHYQRVETPVLPPVLVPRHTEIPSEFPLLDDYSHSIPENTNFPAGIEPPSNYIAETPPPGYLSEDGETSDYSLNPSMDTGSPSLSPNSLSPPPSTLDLQPVTYCEPAFWCSISYYELNQRVGEIFHASQPSLTVDGFTDPSNSERFCLGLLSNINRNAAVELTRRHIGRGVRLYYIGGEVFAECLSDSAIFVQSPNCNQRYGWHPATVCKIPPGCNLKIFNNQEFAALLAQSVNQGFEAVYQLTRMCTIRMSFVKGWGAEYRRQTVTSTPCWIELHLNGPLQWLDKVLTQMGSPSIRCSSES, from the exons ATGGACCTGTGTGAGTTTGCTTTCCATATGAAGAaggatgaggtgtgtgtgaacCCCTACCACTATCAGCGGGTAGAAACGCCAG TTCTTCCACCAGTTCTCGTCCCTCGCCACACTGAGATTCCCAGTGAGTTTCCTCTACTGGATGACTACAGTCACTCCATCCCTGAAAACACCAATTTCCCTGCTGGCATTGAGCCACCAAGCAACTACATTGCAG AAACACCTCCTCCAGGTTACCTGAGTGAGGATGGGGAGACCAGCGACTATTCCCTGAACCCTAGCATGGACACAG gATCTCCAAGCCTTTCACCAAATTCTTTATCTCCACCACCGAGCACCTTAG ACCTGCAACCTGTGACGTACTGTGAGCCAGCGTTCTGGTGCTCCATATCCTACTATGAGCTGAACCAGCGGGTGGGGGAAATCTTCCACGCATCCCAGCCTTCTCTCACAGTAGACGGGTTTACTGATCCATCCAACTCGGAGCGTTTCTGCCTGGGCCTGCTATCCAATATAAACCGCAATGCTGCCGTGGAGCTTACACGCAGACACATTG gccGGGGAGTGCGTTTATACTACATAGGAGGTGAGGTGTTTGCTGAATGTCTCAGTGACAGCGCTATCTTTGTTCAGAGTCCCAACTGCAACCAGCGCTATGGCTGGCACCCTGCCACCGTCTGCAAGATCCCACCAG GCTGTAATCTGAAGATCTTCAATAATCAAGAGTTTGCTGCTCTTTTGGCCCAATCTGTGAACCAAGGCTTTGAGGCTGTGTATCAGCTGACCCGCATGTGCACCATCCGCATGAGTTTTGTTAAGGGCTGGGGAGCTGAGTACAG GCGGCAGACGGTCACCAGCACCCCCTGCTGGATAGAGCTGCACCTGAACGGACCCCTGCAGTGGCTGGATAAGGTTCTCACCCAGATGGGCTCTCCCTCCATCCGCTGCTCCAGCGAGTCCTAG